GGGGACTCGAACCCCTACGACTTGCGTCGCTACCACCTCAAGGTAGTGCGTCTACCAGTTCCGCCACCTGGGCAGGTGTGTTGCTCAGTGTTTCGCCGGCGGCTCGGTGGCTGCCGGTACCTCGCCCTGACTCTTGGACGGGGCGGGAGTTGCCGTCGGCTGTGCGGCCGGAACGGCATTGTTGGTTGCCGCGGGAACCGCCGACGGCACTTCCGTGCCAGCCGCCGACTTGGCCGGCGTCGTCTTGCCGGCGGCAGGCTTGTCGGCGAGTGACCCCATCACACCCAGGTCTTGCGTGTTGGTGTGCGGCGCACCGTTGCTGTGCAGGTAGATGCCCATGCCGAGGCTAAGCAGGAAAAACAGGCCAGCCAGGACGCCGGTCGCACGGGTCAGGAACGTGGACGAGCCACGCGCACCGAACACCGTGGCCGAAGCGCCGCCGCCGAAACCCGAGCCGGCATCCGCACCGGCACCGTTCTGCAGCAGGATCAGCACGATCATCGCCGCGGCGATCAGGATGTAGAACACGCTGAAAATGACGAACATAAGGTTTCTATTGAGCCTGTGGCGCCTGATGCGCCGCAGCGCAGATTCCAAGGAAATCCGATGCAGCCAGGGAGGCCCCGCCGATCAGCCCTCCATCCACGTCCGCCTGCGCGAACAGTTCCGCGGCATTGGCCGCCTTGACGCTGCCGCCGTAAATCAGTCGGGTCAGACGGGCAATCATAACATCTTCTTTTTCCAGTTGGCTACGAATGAAGGCGTGCACCTGCTGCACCTGTTGCGGGCTGGCGGTACATCCGGTGCCGATCGCCCACACGGGTTCATAGGCGATTACCGCGGTGTCGAAGCTGGCCACGCCGTTGAGTGCCAGCACCGCCTGCAGCTGCCGCGTGATGACTGCCTCGGTTTCGCCGGCCTCGCGCTGCGCCAGGGTTTCGCCCACGCAAAGGATCGGCGTCAGGCCGCCGGCGCGGGCCGCGGCGAACTTGCGCGCCACCAGCTCGTCGCTCTCGCCGTGGTACTGGCGCCGCTCGGAATGGCCGACCAGCACCCATTGCACGCCAACGTCCGCCAGCATGGCGGCGGAGACTTCGCCGGTATACGCACCCTGCCCTTCGTGCTCGCTGACGTCCTGCGCGCCGATGCCCACGCAGGAGCCGGCATGCTGCCTGGCCAGTTCGGCCACATAAGGAAACGGCGGAAGCACCACCACGTCGACGCCGTCGGGCGCGCAGGCGGCAATGTCGTCCACCAGCGGCTTGGCCATCGAACGGCTGCAATGCATTTTCCAGTTGCCGGCGATGAGTTTCTTGCGCATGGGCTGCTTCCGCTGCGGTCAAACGGCAAGCTTACCGAGGGGCCCCGGGATCGGCAAATCGGCGGACCACTGGCGCCGGTTCGCCGGTGCGCTCAAGAATGACGGCCCATCCGAAGGAATTGCGCATGACTGTCGCTCGCCCGCTCAGCCTGGTCACCGGCGCCTCCTCCGGCATCGGCGCCGCGTTTGCCCGGCAACTCGCCACACTCGGCCACCAGCTGGTGCTGACCGCGCGCCGCGTCGACCGGCTGGAAACTCTCGCTGCCGAGCTTCGCGAGCGGCATGCGGTCCAGGTCACCGTGCTGCCGCATGACCTGGCCGATCCAGCTTCGCCACGAACGCTGTGCGATGAACTCGACCAGCGTGGCCTGCCGGTGGACTGGCTGGTCAACAATGCCGGCTATGGTGTGCCCGGTACCTTCGTCGCGAACGACTGGGCCACCCATGCGGATTTCCTGCAGGTGCTGCTGACCGCGCCGACCGAACTGGCCTGGCGGCTGCTGCCGGGCATGCGCCAGCGCGGCCATGGCCGCATCATCAATGTCGCCTCGCTGGCCGGGCACGTACCCGGCCCGGCCGGACACACCCTGTATGCAGCCAGCAAGGCTTACCTGATCAAATTCTCGCAGTCGCTGGCGCTGGAGAACCACGCGGCCGGAGTGCACGTGTGCGCGCTGTGCCCGGGCTTCACCTGGTCGGAATTCCACGACGTCACCGGTACCCGGGACAAGATGAACCGGTTGCCCGGCTTCATGTGGCTGAGCGCGGAGGAAGTCGTGCGCCAGGGCATCGCGGCGGTCGAGCGCGGCGATGCCGTGCATATTCCCGGCAGGGTCAACCGCGCCATCAAGACGCTGGTGCAGCTGCTGCCGGACCGGCTGGCCCTGCGGCTTTCGGCGCGCGAATCGAAGCGCTACCGGAACACCCAGGTCTAGGCGTGCCGTAAAAAAGCGTCCCGCCACCAGCCACGACCTCGCCACGGCCACCGATCCCCATGTCCCTGTTTCCGACCCAGATGCGCCCATTGCCCTACCGCAAGCCCGTCGAGGGTCGCGACTACTGGGTGGTAGACGACGTGCTGCCGAAGGTCGGCGACGTGCGCGCGCGTTGCCTGGCCCGGTCCGACTGGGAAATGGGTTATCCGTACACCGGCGAAGTCTGGCCGGGAATGCGTGCCATGCCTGCGTTGCTGGATGTGGAACTGGCGGCGCTGGAAGCAAGGGTATGCCAGCTCACCGGCGCGAAGAAGCTGTGGGTCGAGCAGTCCGAAGCCGGCACCCGGCTCAATCACAATTGCGTGCAGGTGGTCGGCGCGGTGGAGGGGGCGGTCAAGCCGCACACCGATTCGTCGAATCTGTGCCGCTATGCCGCGGTGCTGTACCTCAACCCCGACGTGCCCGAACACTGCGGCACCAGCTTCTTCTGCCAGCGCATGCCCGGCGGCCAGCTCGGCGGTAACATCGTGCTGCCGCCGTACCGCAACCTGGCCGAGGCGCTGGGCAATCGCTTCGTGCAGCCCAACGCCTTCGTCGAGGACGTGCGCGTGGGGCACCGCTGCCACCGCCTGCTGGTCTACAAGGCCAACCTGATTCACAGCGCCAGCGCGTACTGGGGTCTGGACGGGATCGACAGCAAGCGCATGACCGCGGTGTTCTTCTGGATGGCCTGACCGTCGAACCAGCCCCGCCAGCTTCTCCGAATCTGGAATCCCGGCTCAGATCAGCTTGATCTCGCGCAAGCGCTGCAGCAGGTACTCGTGCGAGGTGATCGAGCTGTCGTAGCGGCGCGGGTTGTCCGCCGTGATGCATGAATCGAGCGGGTCCAGCACCACATCCGGATTCGGATGCAGGAAGAACGGCACCGAATAGCGCGGCTTGCGCGCGTTCTCATTCTTCGGGTTGACCACGCGATGCGTGGTGGACGGGAACACGTGGTTGGAGAGCCGCTGCAGCATGTCGCCGATGTTCACCACGATGGCGTCGCCCTCGGTGGTGATCGGCAGCCACTCGCCCTCGCGGGTGAGCACTTCCAGCCCTTCGGCGCTGGCGCCGACCAGCAGGGTGATGAAGTTGATGTCCTCGTGCGCGCCAGCGCGCACGTTCGGCACGTTCTCGTCGGTGATCGGTGGGTAGTGGATCGGCCGCAGGATCGAGTTGCCAACGTCGGTCTTGTCCTCGAAGAAGTTCTCCGGTTCGCCGATGTGCAGCGCCAGCGCGCGCAGCACGCGGGTGCCGAGCTGGTCCAGTGCCTCGTACAGGCCGTAGCCGTATTGCCTGAAGTCGGGCACCTCGACAGGCCAGAGGTTCGGCGGCATCACGTCGGCGAATGTCGAGTCGCGCGGGATCTCGCGGCCGATGTGCCAGAACTCCTTGAGGTCGGCGTGCTGGCTGTCCTTGGCGGTTTCCACCTTGAACGGGGTGTAGCCGCGCGCGCCGCCACTGCCGGCGACGTGGTACTTCATCTTGGTTTCGGTGGTCAGCGCGAAGAAGCGCCGGAACGCGTCGTACGAGCCGTCGATCAGCTCGCGCGCGATGCCGTGGCCGCTGATGCAGCAGAAACCGAATTCGCGGTAGGCCGCGCCGATCTCGGCGACGAAGGCATCGCGGTCGGTGTCGTAGCGGCGGATGTCGAGGGTGGGAACTTTCTTCATGGCTGTAGTCACCAGGTTGGCGTGCGGTCGGTGCATCCGCCACCGCGGGAGGCGGGGCACGTCGGGCCAGTCCATGGCGACCCGGTACAACTACAGGTTCACGAGCGTTCGG
This genomic stretch from Rhodanobacter thiooxydans harbors:
- the secG gene encoding preprotein translocase subunit SecG, yielding MFVIFSVFYILIAAAMIVLILLQNGAGADAGSGFGGGASATVFGARGSSTFLTRATGVLAGLFFLLSLGMGIYLHSNGAPHTNTQDLGVMGSLADKPAAGKTTPAKSAAGTEVPSAVPAATNNAVPAAQPTATPAPSKSQGEVPAATEPPAKH
- the tpiA gene encoding triose-phosphate isomerase — protein: MRKKLIAGNWKMHCSRSMAKPLVDDIAACAPDGVDVVVLPPFPYVAELARQHAGSCVGIGAQDVSEHEGQGAYTGEVSAAMLADVGVQWVLVGHSERRQYHGESDELVARKFAAARAGGLTPILCVGETLAQREAGETEAVITRQLQAVLALNGVASFDTAVIAYEPVWAIGTGCTASPQQVQQVHAFIRSQLEKEDVMIARLTRLIYGGSVKAANAAELFAQADVDGGLIGGASLAASDFLGICAAAHQAPQAQ
- a CDS encoding SDR family NAD(P)-dependent oxidoreductase gives rise to the protein MTVARPLSLVTGASSGIGAAFARQLATLGHQLVLTARRVDRLETLAAELRERHAVQVTVLPHDLADPASPRTLCDELDQRGLPVDWLVNNAGYGVPGTFVANDWATHADFLQVLLTAPTELAWRLLPGMRQRGHGRIINVASLAGHVPGPAGHTLYAASKAYLIKFSQSLALENHAAGVHVCALCPGFTWSEFHDVTGTRDKMNRLPGFMWLSAEEVVRQGIAAVERGDAVHIPGRVNRAIKTLVQLLPDRLALRLSARESKRYRNTQV
- a CDS encoding DUF6445 family protein, giving the protein MSLFPTQMRPLPYRKPVEGRDYWVVDDVLPKVGDVRARCLARSDWEMGYPYTGEVWPGMRAMPALLDVELAALEARVCQLTGAKKLWVEQSEAGTRLNHNCVQVVGAVEGAVKPHTDSSNLCRYAAVLYLNPDVPEHCGTSFFCQRMPGGQLGGNIVLPPYRNLAEALGNRFVQPNAFVEDVRVGHRCHRLLVYKANLIHSASAYWGLDGIDSKRMTAVFFWMA
- a CDS encoding isopenicillin N synthase family dioxygenase, which codes for MKKVPTLDIRRYDTDRDAFVAEIGAAYREFGFCCISGHGIARELIDGSYDAFRRFFALTTETKMKYHVAGSGGARGYTPFKVETAKDSQHADLKEFWHIGREIPRDSTFADVMPPNLWPVEVPDFRQYGYGLYEALDQLGTRVLRALALHIGEPENFFEDKTDVGNSILRPIHYPPITDENVPNVRAGAHEDINFITLLVGASAEGLEVLTREGEWLPITTEGDAIVVNIGDMLQRLSNHVFPSTTHRVVNPKNENARKPRYSVPFFLHPNPDVVLDPLDSCITADNPRRYDSSITSHEYLLQRLREIKLI